Proteins encoded in a region of the uncultured Paludibaculum sp. genome:
- a CDS encoding VOC family protein, translating to MSLTVASLSQAVDFYTSRLGLQVLKQQDETVHLGVGVDELLVLHGNPGARRVPRTAGLYHFALLLPTRRALGAALRHLIDSGVPLQGAADHLVSEAIYLADPEGNGIEIYRDRDRAEWTVRNGEVQMATDPLDAQGVLAAAIGAPTDHGLPEGTRMGHVHLHVGDIAEAEAFYNGLLGFDVTLRYGRSATFLSAGGYHHHIAVNTWAGVGARPNPEGAMGLKEFTVVVPNAAELRRIAAIASPVADNGGDILLRDPSGNAVRIKAGL from the coding sequence GACAGTCGCCTCGCTGAGCCAGGCGGTGGATTTCTACACCAGCCGGCTCGGCCTCCAGGTGTTGAAGCAGCAAGACGAAACTGTCCACCTGGGCGTTGGCGTGGACGAACTGCTGGTGCTGCATGGCAACCCGGGCGCCCGGCGAGTCCCGCGAACGGCCGGGCTCTACCATTTCGCCTTGTTGCTGCCCACCCGGCGTGCCCTCGGCGCGGCGTTGAGGCACCTCATCGACTCCGGCGTTCCCTTGCAGGGCGCGGCCGATCATCTGGTGAGCGAGGCCATCTACCTGGCTGATCCGGAAGGCAACGGCATCGAGATCTACCGCGATCGGGATCGTGCGGAGTGGACTGTCCGCAACGGAGAGGTCCAGATGGCTACCGATCCCCTGGATGCGCAGGGCGTGCTGGCCGCCGCGATTGGCGCACCCACGGACCACGGCCTGCCCGAAGGCACACGCATGGGCCATGTCCACCTGCACGTCGGTGACATCGCCGAAGCCGAGGCTTTCTACAATGGCCTGCTCGGCTTCGACGTCACATTGCGCTACGGCCGCTCCGCCACATTCCTGTCGGCTGGCGGCTACCATCACCACATCGCCGTGAACACGTGGGCCGGCGTAGGCGCGAGGCCGAATCCGGAGGGCGCGATGGGTTTGAAGGAATTCACGGTGGTTGTGCCCAACGCGGCCGAACTACGCAGAATCGCCGCCATCGCCTCACCGGTTGCGGACAATGGCGGCGATATCCTGTTGCGCGACCCGTCGGGCAACGCGGTACGAATCAAAGCCGGCCTGTAA